A genomic region of Manihot esculenta cultivar AM560-2 chromosome 15, M.esculenta_v8, whole genome shotgun sequence contains the following coding sequences:
- the LOC110602524 gene encoding protein CUP-SHAPED COTYLEDON 2 has translation MDSYRHFDNGDAHLPPGFRFHPTDEELITYYLLKKVLDSNFTGRAIAEVDLNKCEPWELPDKAKMGEKEWYFFSLRDRKYPTGLRTNRATEAGYWKATGKDREIYSSKTCALVGMKKTLVFYRGRAPKGEKSNWVMHEYRLEGKFAYHYLSRSSKDEWVISRVFQKSGGATSSSSAKKGRCNNSINLYPEASSPSSVSLPPLFDPTATSATAASTATLNDRDCCSYDSHAQTEHVSCFSTIAAAASAAANQNNLDFAPPPLPPADPFGCFPRNLGVSAFPSLRSLQENLQLPLFFSSPSQAAPTPYNGGGATAMNWLAGSDDGSVNGGGGGGGRAAAGPTELDCMWTY, from the exons ATGGATAGCTACCGCCATTTTGACAACGGTGATGCCCATTTACCTCCGGGCTTTAGGTTCCACCCAACCGACGAGGAGCTTATCACATACTATCTCCTGAAGAAGGTTCTGGACAGCAACTTCACTGGTAGAGCTATTGCAGAAGTGGATCTCAACAAATGCGAGCCTTGGGAGCTTCCTG ATAAAGCTAAAATGGGAGAGAAAGAGTGGTACTTCTTCAGCTTGAGAGATAGAAAATACCCAACTGGGTTGAGAACTAATAGAGCCACTGAAGCTGGTTATTGGAAGGCTACAGGGAAAGACAGGGAGATTTATAGCTCAAAGACTTGTGCTCTTGTGGGAATGAAGAAGACATTGGTGTTCTACAGGGGGCGAGCTCCTAAAGGGGAGAAAAGCAACTGGGTTATGCATGAGTATCGCCTCGAAGGCAAATTTGCCTACCACTATCTCTCACGCAGCTCAaag GACGAGTGGGTCATCTCCCGAGTCTTTCAGAAGAGTGGCGGCGCCACATCTAGTAGCAGCGCCAAGAAAGGCCGTTGCAACAACTCCATCAACCTCTACCCTGAAGCAAGCTCCCCTTCATCGGTGTCTCTCCCTCCTCTCTTTGACCCTACAGCTACCTCTGCAACTGCTGCCTCGACAGCTACTCTCAACGACCGTGACTGCTGCTCCTATGACAGCCATGCCCAAACTGAGCACGTGTCCTGTTTCTCCACTATTGCAGCTGCAGCCTCTGCTGCTGCTAACCAAAACAACTTAGACTTCGCTCCGCCACCTCTACCTCCTGCTGATCCATTTGGCTGTTTTCCAAGAAATTTGGGGGTTTCTGCATTCCCCAGCCTGAGGTCTCTGCAGGAGAACCTTCAGCTGCCTTTATTTTTCTCATCCCCGTCTCAGGCTGCGCCAACGCCATATAATGGAGGTGGTGCCACTGCCATGAATTGGCTGGCAGGTTCAGATGATGGTAGTGTTAAtggtggaggtggtggtggtggaaggGCGGCTGCTGGTCCCACGGAGCTTGACTGCATGTGGACCTACTGA